The DNA sequence TGAGCAGTATCAAATCGTAGCCAAAACCGCTGGCGATTACGAGTTGGCCTTTGAAGCAAAAATCAGAATTGCTCGGCTGTATCTGGATTTTCAAGAAAGTGTGGATAGTCAAGAGCAATTGGCCAATTATCTTCGGAAGCTGCTCAAGGATGAAAAAAATATTCCCTACCAAGACCGAATTTATTACGAGAAGGCGCTACTGGAATTCAAAAAGGAGGAAGAGGATCAAGGAATCGACTACCTCAAGGAATCTGTCGCAGTCAACATTGGCAACAATCGCCAGAAAGCCCTTTCCTACTATAAAATCGGTCAGGTCTATTTCTACAACCGGCAGAATTACGACCTCGCTCAGGCATATTATGATAGTGCTGCCGCCGTCATCACGGTAGATGCGCCTGAATACAAGGAAATCACCAATCTCGCCAAGACACTCAAAGAATACATCACCCACAAGCGCACCATCCAATATCAGGATAGTATGCTTTGGCTCGCGAGTCTTTCTGACCTAGAATTGGACTCCGTGATCTTGGAGGTAGTGGCCGAAGAAAAACGCAAAAAAGAGGAGGAAGCGGAGAGGCTTCTCGCTCAGATGAATCAAAACCAGAACAACAGCTTCAATAACCCTTTCTTCAATGATTTCAACCAACAAAATGGCGGGAGAAATGGGGGAGGGGGCGAATCCGCTGTTTGGTACTTTGATAATCCGGCAGCAGTATCTTCCGGGAAAATGCAATTTCAGCAGATCTGGGGAAGTCGTGCCAATGCTGACAACTGGCGAAGGAGCAAGTCCATGGCTACCATGGGCCAAGATCTAGCCCCGGGTACCAGACAAGAAATCGCTCAAAACCAAGAACAAACGGAATCCATAGATACGGCACTGGTGGCCCAATATGGCGACAATGCCAGATTTTATGCTCCGATCCCCAAGACGGCAGAAGAGATAGAAGCCGCCAACAACGCGGTAGAAAATGCCATGTACAAACTTGGACAGGTCTACAGCCAAAAGCTGAACGAGCCCGACTCAGCGATTGCCACCTTCGAATCATTGCTAGATAGATTTGAAGGGTCTGACTATACGCTTCAAGCTCGATATGCGCTTTATCAGCTTTATCTGGCGCAAAACAACCCGATCTTCAACGTCCACAAAAACTTTTTCCTCAATGAGCACCCCAACACGGTGTACGCCTACCTTATTCAAGGAAGAGATCCCAATGAACTGAAAGAGGAAGAGGAAGATTTCAAATATGCGTATGCGGGACTGTTCAATTCCTATGCGCAGCAGCAGTATCAGACCTCGATTGGCTTCTCGGAGTTTTTGCTCGCCCAGGCTCAGTTTTTGGATGTGGGATTGGACATGGCGCAGCTCCTATATATAAGAGGTATGTCCTATGGATATATCGGTGAAAAGGACAGCCTTCAGTTGATCCTGACTGGCTTGGTGGATGCTTACCCCAACCATGATGTAACTCCATTGGCACGAGAAACCCTCCAATTCTTGTCCAATGGTCCGACAGAAGGCCCCCAACTCGTAGGTGGCAGACCCGCCCAAGGCCCAGAAGCACCAGATGAAGAAGATCCTCGCTTCAAAGGATTCACGGATAAAGTCAAACCTAATGAGAAGGTGTTTGTCCTGATGTACATCAGCAAGGACAAATTCACCAAAAAGCAGGTGGAAGAAACCGTATCGAACTTCAATTCCCAGTTCTTCTCCGACAAATCCCTCAAGGTTTACACCTTCATGTACCAGCAGACGCATTTGCTTCCCTATATCCGCCACTTCAAATCGGTGGGAGAAGCCAAGCAGTACATTGAGCAATTCTTGAGTGAGGACAGCTCTCGGAGATTGCTGCCCAGCAACGACGAGCGAATCTTCTATATCACTCAAGCGAACTTCCGTGTTGCCTACGGTCAAAAAAGGCTGACAGATTACATCGATTACTACGATGCCTTTTTGAACCGAAATTAAAGAAAATCCGAAAAAATGCACTGAAATGGCCGCCCATAACATCATGGGCGGCCATTTGGTTTTTTGAGGGCATGGATGATGTGTGAGGCATAATTTGCGTTTTCGCAAATAGTCATATATTTGTCTCATTCCCTTGACCTTCGCTCTCAATCTGCTCGCTATGGATCAACGGTTTACCTCTCCTGAACACACCCCTTCACATAGTCCCGATTCCGCATTGGATAGGGACACAATCGAACCCCGAAAACGGGGGTTCAGGAAGGCAAGAATTGCCTTCTTCTCCACTTTGCTTGCCTTGTTGATTGGCTCAGGGAGCTATGTGTGGTACATCTGCCAAGATCTCCCCACCTTCTCTGAAATCAGCAATCCCCAGCGCAGGCTTTCCAGCCAGATCATTTCTTCCGATGGAATCGTATTGGACAATCTGTTCGCCAAAGAGAATCGAGTTCAGATCGGCCTAAACGAAATCTCACCTTATGTGATCGATGCATTGATCGCAACAGAGGACACACGCTTCTTTCAGCATTCAGGCATGGATCAATGGGTCTTCATATCCATCTTGAAACGATATATTGGTGGTACCACTTCTGGAGGTAGTACCTTAACCATGCAGTTGGCGCGGAACATGTTTGACAAGATTTCCATGGAACGAAGTATCCATCGGAAAATCAGAGAAATCGTTGTCTCCCTACAATTGGAACGAATGCTCACCAAGCAGGAAATTCTGGCAGCATATCTCAACACGGTCAATATTTACGGGAATACCTTCGGCATAGAGATGGCTGCCCAACGCCTTTTCTCCAAACCAGCGAGAGACCTGAATCTAGAGGAATCTGCCACATTGGTTGCGATGCTCAAGGGACAGGGAGTCTATCACCCTATTCGCCATCCAGAGCGAGTAACCGAGCGTCGAAATCTGGTGATCGGCTTGATGAAGCGCCATGAGCTTCTGGATTTGGAGCAAACTAAGATTGACAGCGTCATTGAAAGACCGCTAGAAACCGCTCCCCCAAGAGCCCAGCATGTGGAAGGCATTGCACCGTATTTTCGCCAGCAAGTCAGATCATTTGCCTACCAATGGTGCCGTGAAAACACCAAACCCAATGGAGAACCCTACGATCTGTATGAAGATGGGCTGCGCATTTACACCACTTTGGACACGCGTCTTCAGCAACACGCAGAAAATGCGGTAAAGAATCATCTCACCAAGCTCCAAGGTCAATTCGATCGCCATCTCAGTGGATACGCTCCTTATGATGAGTTTCCCGATATTCTACAGCGAATGATGGTCCGGTCAGATCGCTACAAAAAGGCGCTGGAAGCAGGAATGGCCAAACCTGAGATCATCGAGCAATTTAACCAGTCGGTTGAGATGTCTCTATTTTCATGGAATGGTCCATTGGACACGACCATGACTCCCATGGACTCCCTGAAATATTACGCTAGGGTATTGGAAACAGGCTCTGTGTCCATTGATCCAAGAACTGGTCAAGTGAAAGCCTGGGTTGGAGGAGTTGACTTCGAGCATTTCAAATATGACCATGTTTCTGTAGGAAAAAGGCAAGCAGGATCTACCTTCAAGCCTTTTGTATATCTGACCGCCATCGCCAATGGATATTCTCCCTGTGAATTGGCACTGAATCAACCGGTCGTATTCGAGCCGACTTTTGAAGGTGGCAAGCGCTGGGTTCCGAGGAATTCGGATGGGAAATTCGGTGGAAAAATGACCCTGAGAAAAGCGTTGGCTACTTCCACGAATTTGGTGACTGCCCAGCTTGTCAACAAGTTCGGCTTGTCCAGCATCATCGACCATGCCCGAATGGCAGGAATTGAATCGCCTCTAGAAGCTGTACCCACGCTTTGTCTGGGAACTGCGGATCTGTCGGTACTGGAATTGACGGGCGCTTACTGCACTTTCGCCAATCATGGAGAAAGAATCAAACCCTATTTTGTTTCCCGCATCGAGGACAAACAAGGCAATGTCATCGCCGAATTTGTTCCTGAGCGCAAACAAGTCATCAATGAGCATAGTGCCTACCTGATGGTAGAAATGCTCAAAGGAGTGGTTGATGAGCCTGGAGGGACAGCAGGACGCCTGCGTTACAAATATCAATTCAGGAACGAAATCGGCGGCAAAACCGGGACCACTCAAAATCACGCCGATGGGTGGTTCATTGGGGTCACTCAAAATCTCGTCACGGGAGTTTGGGTGGGTTGCTCTGATCGAAGAATGCGTTTCAATAGCATGAAACTGGGGCAAGGAGCACATACCGCCCTACCGATTTGGGCTTTGTACATGCAATCCGTGTATGGGGATGATGCGATGAATTTTGAGCCAGAACCTTTCGAAAAACCCGCGGGATATATTAGTTTGCTTAATTGCGAGGATGCAGAGGAAAGCATGGATTTTGCCGTCATGCGGGGCCAAGATCCAGATGCTTCTGACCCAGATGCAGACTTGGATATCTTCGAATGATTCAGCTACGTAATTCATGCCCCATCGAGAGGACGTTCTTGAGAAAGTGAAAAGCCTCCCCAAAACTCCGGGAGTCTACCGGTTTTTCAACCAATCTGGTAAAATCATTTACATCGGCAAAGCCAAGAATCTCAAGAGTAGAGTTTCTTCTTATTTCGCCAATTCCCGACCGCACAGCTATCGGATCAGGAAAATGGTCGGAATGATTCATGATCTGGAGTACACAGTGGTCCATAGCGAGGCCGAAGCACTTTTGCTCGAAAACAACCTCATCAAATCCCACCAACCCAAATACAACATCCTCCTCAAGGACGGGAAGACCTATCCGTACATCTGTATCAAAAATGAACGCTTCCCAAGGGTATTCTCAACGCGTACTAAAATAGATGATGGCTCCACCTATTTTGGTCCATATCCAAGTGTTGCTGCCATGCGAGCGATTCTGGACCTGATCCGGTCCATGGTGAAACTCCGGACGTGCAACTACTATCTTTCCGAATCGAATATTCAAGCCAGAAAATTCAAGCGCTGCCTCGAATATCAAATTGGCAACTGTCTTGCTCCCTGTGAAGGCCTGCAATCAGAAGCCGACTATATGCAGGGCATCGACCAGATCAAGCATATTCTCAAAGGCAATCTGGGACCTGTCATCCGGAAACTGGAAGGCGACATGATGTCAGCAGCTGAGAATTACGAGTTCGAAAAAGCTGAATATTTGAAGCGAAGGGTCCAAAAAGTTAAGGATCACAAACGCAAGAGTACCGTCGTCTCTGAGAAAATTTCAAACCTAGAGGTATTGACTGTTGAAGTTGAGGAGACCTTGGCTGTCGTGAATCATTTTCAGGTTCAGGAAGGAGCGATTATTTCCACCCACGCTTGGGAATACAAGCTCAAGCATCAGGAGGAACCCGAAGAAATCATCGGTGCAACCTTGGAACAGCTGTTTTCGGACGAAGAGATACATCACGAGATCGTGTCCAATGTTCAAATTCCAGCTGAATTTCTGCCCGAGGAGGCAAAGGTGCATGTTCCCCAACGCGGCGACAAAAAACACCTGGTTGACCTTTCCTTGAAAAATTGCCAGACGTTGTTGACCGAAAAGCTTTACAAGCAGAATTTCAAGGTTCGCCAAACGCCGGGCGAACGAATGGTGGAAGCACTTCAGGTAGCTCTCAATATGAAAACCCCTCCCAATCATATCGAGTGTTTTGACAATTCCAATTTTCAGGGAGCTTCGCCTGTCGCCTCGATGGTGGTTTTCAAGCAAGGGAAAGCCTCCAAGCGCGACTATCGACATTTCAATATCAAGACTGTAGAAGGACCGAATGACTTTGCTTCGATGGAAGAGATCGTTCATCGGAGATACAAGCGATTGCTGGATGAGCAGCAGCCCTTGCCAGATCTAATCGTGATTGACGGGGGAAAAGGGCAATTGACAAGTGCTGCCATGGCCATGGAGGAGCTCGATTTGCTCGGCAAAATTCCCGTGATCGGCATCGCCAAACGATTGGAAGAGATCTATCGAGTGGGCGATCCCATCCCCCTTCACATTGATAAAAAGAATGCTGGCCTTCACCTAATCCAGCAAATTCGAAATGAGGCGCACCGGTTTGCGATTACATTTCATCGAAACAAGCGCAGCAATGCCGCCAATCAACGTTCAAAGCTGACCTCAATCAAAGGAATTGGTGAAGCGGCAGAGCAGGACATTATTCGCAAATTCAAGTCAATCAAAAAGCTCAAGGCAGCAAGTCACGAAGAACGAGTCGCCAAAATCGGCGCCCACAAAGCCAAAATTATTCAGGCAGCAATCGAGTCTGGAGAGCTATAATTTCCTATATTTCGAATAACTCTTGACTTCGTTTTTATCCACTTTGACTCTGAATGGCCGTGCCTAGCAATTCCCTTTCTCATCCCGCTTTTGAGGCATTTTTCGATGGTCTTTATGGCAAAAATGCCCATATCTCTCCGATGAACGCTTTGGATGGATTGACCACCGATACCGTTAGTTTTTCCGCTTCCAATGCTCCATACACCATTTGGGAGATCATCGGACATATCATTTTTTGGCAGGATTGGTTTGAGCATCTGCTGAAAACTGGCGAAAGGAGACCAGTTCCACATGCTGAGGATGGATGGCCTTATGAAGGTGGGCCCAAAACCCAAGAATCTCTCGAAGCGGCCTGCACCCGGCTCATCAAATATACCCAAGATATGGAGGTTCAGCTTTTGAGTCCCGACATGGACCTGACTCAACCAAAGGGAGATTATGCCACAGGGTTCCATGTCGTTCAAGCCGCAGCCAATCACATGAGTTATCACCTAGGACAAATCATGCTTTTGAGAAGGATGGAAGGCAACTATCCACCGCCTTCAGGAGGAGAGACTTGGTAGGTTGGCGATAAAGTTTTTACGGACGAGACTGAGCAACCACGGATTTTTGGTTGATTCGCAGCAGTGCTACCCATGCGATGACCATTACGCCTGCCAAGATTGCGAGTGCATAGGTGATATGATCGCCATTTCCATCATCCGCAAAAAATGGCAAGGCCATCAGGCTCAGGAAAGACACCCGCATGAGTACATTGACTACGGTGAAGAAAGAATTCACGCGACCGATGACTTCATTGGGCACGACTTTAACCAAATAGGTAATCCGGAGAATTCGCGTACCGGCATTGGCAATTCCCAAAAGAATCGCTCCCCCGAGCATGACAGTCACACTTTTGGTCAGGGCATAGGTACTGTAGACCAATCCTGCCAAAATCACCAATCCCATAATCTGCCGAACGGTCCTATTTCCCCCGAAGAGACGGTACATTCCCATCAGTCCAGCAATAATAGCCCCAATCGCATAAAGGCCTTTGAAAGAGGAAAGCACCCACGCATCCGCATGGAGATAGTCATTGACATAGACAGGGCCAACCACCTGAATGATCACCAACAAGGAAAAGAAGACCACATAAGAGGCAATCCCAAACGCCATCAATTCCTTTCGTTCCCAAAGATAGGAGAATCCATATTTGACTCGATTCCAAATGGGGCCAGCATCTACTGCTTTGCGCGAATCTCTTTGGTAGGGAATGGCGCTGATGAGGCAAAATCCCAATACGTATGTGCTCCCATCTAGCAGAAAAATCTCATCCAACCTCCAGGGATCAAAAGCCCATGCTTCAGGCCACCAGGCAATTCCCACTGAACCATCCAGTAGAATTCCTCCAATCATCATCCCAACGAATGACGTGAATTGGCCTTGAATTTCGATTGCGCTATTCACCCGTCCGTACAGTGCCGGTTCGAAGAGTTCCTGAACAAATGCATATAAATTGGGATAATGGACGTTGTAAGTAAATATCGTCGCACAGAACACCAAGGCTATCAGTGGAAATGGAACTTGCTGCCAAGTGTATCCCAGGTAGGCAGCACCCAACAGGATCACCGCATCTGTCAGGGTCAAAGCTTGAAAGATTCGTTTACGG is a window from the Pontibacter sp. G13 genome containing:
- a CDS encoding tetratricopeptide repeat protein, translating into MTTLLGSRKLTKFLLIPFLILLAACSREKETATAKFYHSTTSYFNGYYNALELFKLTVADLEEKYVFPQQGFMEVVYYGKEDEVKPLEGDFETVTKKNDAIIYRHPNGNYIDNCRLLNGKAWFYRQNYTLALQNFRNVIQEYPDSKQLPDAYFWLAQTHYQMDNKEVIPEILYTNLLENDTLEIDEELRAEIALFEIRLSLDSADYQTSAALLAEHIGFIKGRLRTARAHFLLGQLYAELADFARALEQYQIVAKTAGDYELAFEAKIRIARLYLDFQESVDSQEQLANYLRKLLKDEKNIPYQDRIYYEKALLEFKKEEEDQGIDYLKESVAVNIGNNRQKALSYYKIGQVYFYNRQNYDLAQAYYDSAAAVITVDAPEYKEITNLAKTLKEYITHKRTIQYQDSMLWLASLSDLELDSVILEVVAEEKRKKEEEAERLLAQMNQNQNNSFNNPFFNDFNQQNGGRNGGGGESAVWYFDNPAAVSSGKMQFQQIWGSRANADNWRRSKSMATMGQDLAPGTRQEIAQNQEQTESIDTALVAQYGDNARFYAPIPKTAEEIEAANNAVENAMYKLGQVYSQKLNEPDSAIATFESLLDRFEGSDYTLQARYALYQLYLAQNNPIFNVHKNFFLNEHPNTVYAYLIQGRDPNELKEEEEDFKYAYAGLFNSYAQQQYQTSIGFSEFLLAQAQFLDVGLDMAQLLYIRGMSYGYIGEKDSLQLILTGLVDAYPNHDVTPLARETLQFLSNGPTEGPQLVGGRPAQGPEAPDEEDPRFKGFTDKVKPNEKVFVLMYISKDKFTKKQVEETVSNFNSQFFSDKSLKVYTFMYQQTHLLPYIRHFKSVGEAKQYIEQFLSEDSSRRLLPSNDERIFYITQANFRVAYGQKRLTDYIDYYDAFLNRN
- a CDS encoding transglycosylase domain-containing protein, translating into MDQRFTSPEHTPSHSPDSALDRDTIEPRKRGFRKARIAFFSTLLALLIGSGSYVWYICQDLPTFSEISNPQRRLSSQIISSDGIVLDNLFAKENRVQIGLNEISPYVIDALIATEDTRFFQHSGMDQWVFISILKRYIGGTTSGGSTLTMQLARNMFDKISMERSIHRKIREIVVSLQLERMLTKQEILAAYLNTVNIYGNTFGIEMAAQRLFSKPARDLNLEESATLVAMLKGQGVYHPIRHPERVTERRNLVIGLMKRHELLDLEQTKIDSVIERPLETAPPRAQHVEGIAPYFRQQVRSFAYQWCRENTKPNGEPYDLYEDGLRIYTTLDTRLQQHAENAVKNHLTKLQGQFDRHLSGYAPYDEFPDILQRMMVRSDRYKKALEAGMAKPEIIEQFNQSVEMSLFSWNGPLDTTMTPMDSLKYYARVLETGSVSIDPRTGQVKAWVGGVDFEHFKYDHVSVGKRQAGSTFKPFVYLTAIANGYSPCELALNQPVVFEPTFEGGKRWVPRNSDGKFGGKMTLRKALATSTNLVTAQLVNKFGLSSIIDHARMAGIESPLEAVPTLCLGTADLSVLELTGAYCTFANHGERIKPYFVSRIEDKQGNVIAEFVPERKQVINEHSAYLMVEMLKGVVDEPGGTAGRLRYKYQFRNEIGGKTGTTQNHADGWFIGVTQNLVTGVWVGCSDRRMRFNSMKLGQGAHTALPIWALYMQSVYGDDAMNFEPEPFEKPAGYISLLNCEDAEESMDFAVMRGQDPDASDPDADLDIFE
- the uvrC gene encoding excinuclease ABC subunit UvrC, translating into MPHREDVLEKVKSLPKTPGVYRFFNQSGKIIYIGKAKNLKSRVSSYFANSRPHSYRIRKMVGMIHDLEYTVVHSEAEALLLENNLIKSHQPKYNILLKDGKTYPYICIKNERFPRVFSTRTKIDDGSTYFGPYPSVAAMRAILDLIRSMVKLRTCNYYLSESNIQARKFKRCLEYQIGNCLAPCEGLQSEADYMQGIDQIKHILKGNLGPVIRKLEGDMMSAAENYEFEKAEYLKRRVQKVKDHKRKSTVVSEKISNLEVLTVEVEETLAVVNHFQVQEGAIISTHAWEYKLKHQEEPEEIIGATLEQLFSDEEIHHEIVSNVQIPAEFLPEEAKVHVPQRGDKKHLVDLSLKNCQTLLTEKLYKQNFKVRQTPGERMVEALQVALNMKTPPNHIECFDNSNFQGASPVASMVVFKQGKASKRDYRHFNIKTVEGPNDFASMEEIVHRRYKRLLDEQQPLPDLIVIDGGKGQLTSAAMAMEELDLLGKIPVIGIAKRLEEIYRVGDPIPLHIDKKNAGLHLIQQIRNEAHRFAITFHRNKRSNAANQRSKLTSIKGIGEAAEQDIIRKFKSIKKLKAASHEERVAKIGAHKAKIIQAAIESGEL
- a CDS encoding DinB family protein, producing the protein MPSNSLSHPAFEAFFDGLYGKNAHISPMNALDGLTTDTVSFSASNAPYTIWEIIGHIIFWQDWFEHLLKTGERRPVPHAEDGWPYEGGPKTQESLEAACTRLIKYTQDMEVQLLSPDMDLTQPKGDYATGFHVVQAAANHMSYHLGQIMLLRRMEGNYPPPSGGETW
- a CDS encoding MFS transporter, which gives rise to MGKHTKTLILLFAANTISGFAQGITMLAIPWYLVNQPGGKALNATMVATVTFLALFWGIYAGTLVDRYSRKRIFQALTLTDAVILLGAAYLGYTWQQVPFPLIALVFCATIFTYNVHYPNLYAFVQELFEPALYGRVNSAIEIQGQFTSFVGMMIGGILLDGSVGIAWWPEAWAFDPWRLDEIFLLDGSTYVLGFCLISAIPYQRDSRKAVDAGPIWNRVKYGFSYLWERKELMAFGIASYVVFFSLLVIIQVVGPVYVNDYLHADAWVLSSFKGLYAIGAIIAGLMGMYRLFGGNRTVRQIMGLVILAGLVYSTYALTKSVTVMLGGAILLGIANAGTRILRITYLVKVVPNEVIGRVNSFFTVVNVLMRVSFLSLMALPFFADDGNGDHITYALAILAGVMVIAWVALLRINQKSVVAQSRP